In one window of Candidatus Thermoplasmatota archaeon DNA:
- the rimI gene encoding ribosomal protein S18-alanine N-acetyltransferase, translated as MIRKCIEEDIPQVVEIERLSFKHPYPAFVFKKYLRARFLVYEEKEKIVGYIIGIKMGSKGMIMSLAVHPSFRRKGYGRELVEAITKMLDANIVEIQVRRSNLNALKFYRSIGFERKNIIPAYYSDGEDAIIMIMKTDR; from the coding sequence ATGATACGGAAATGTATTGAAGAAGACATACCCCAGGTAGTAGAAATAGAAAGATTGTCATTTAAACATCCGTATCCTGCCTTCGTTTTCAAAAAATATCTGCGCGCCAGGTTTCTTGTTTATGAAGAGAAAGAAAAAATTGTCGGTTATATAATAGGAATAAAGATGGGGAGCAAGGGCATGATAATGTCCCTGGCTGTTCACCCTTCGTTCAGAAGAAAGGGATATGGGAGAGAACTGGTAGAGGCCATAACAAAAATGTTGGATGCTAACATTGTAGAAATTCAGGTGAGGAGAAGCAATCTGAACGCATTAAAATTTTACCGGTCTATAGGATTTGAACGCAAGAACATCATACCGGCTTATTACAGTGATGGAGAAGACGCAATAATAATGATTATGAAGACAGATCGATGA
- a CDS encoding nascent polypeptide-associated complex protein, giving the protein MMPNVDPRQLNKIMKRMGMSVEEIEGVEEVIIRTADREYVFKDAEVTVMKVKGQKAYQIAGTPEVIKKLNEEDVKLVSEKTGKSVEEAKDALRKADGDIAQAIIDLSS; this is encoded by the coding sequence ATGATGCCTAATGTGGATCCCCGTCAGCTGAATAAAATCATGAAGCGGATGGGCATGTCCGTGGAAGAGATAGAGGGCGTTGAGGAAGTCATTATAAGAACGGCAGACCGAGAATACGTATTCAAAGATGCCGAAGTGACCGTAATGAAGGTCAAGGGGCAGAAGGCTTACCAGATTGCAGGCACGCCAGAGGTGATAAAGAAATTAAATGAGGAAGATGTAAAGCTTGTCTCGGAAAAAACCGGAAAAAGCGTCGAGGAAGCAAAGGATGCCCTAAGGAAGGCAGACGGAGATATAGCCCAAGCAATCATCGATCTGTCTTCATAA